The following coding sequences lie in one Gadus morhua chromosome 20, gadMor3.0, whole genome shotgun sequence genomic window:
- the me3 gene encoding NADP-dependent malic enzyme, mitochondrial, with the protein MNSLPGKTLLSLCRRTSNGALRVYGASGVTSPADNTCPAAATRACHSGTSRKGSVSTKKRGYDITRNPHLNKGMGFSLEERLQLGIHGLLPPCFLSQDVQVLRVMKSYETRSNPLDKYILLMTLQDRNEKLFYRLLTSDIEEFMPIVYTPTVGLACQQYGLAFRRPRGLFITIHDKGHIASVLNSWPEENIKAVVVTDGERILGLGDLGSYGMGIPVGKLALYTACGGVEPQQCLPVLLDVGTDNQALLDDPLYIGLKHKRIRGKEYDDLVDEFMQAVTDKYGMHCLIQFEDFANSNAFRILNKYRNHYCTFNDDIQGTASVAVAGVLAALKITKNKLSDHKFVFQGAGEAALGIANLLLMAMAKEGVPRAEAAKRIWMVDSKGLIVKGRGNLNHEKEEFAQDHPHIKTLEEVVHTIKPTTIIGVAAIAGAFTESIIKAMATFNERPIIFALSNPTSKAECTAEQCYQLTEGRGIFASGSPFDKVTLADGRTFYPGQGNNAYVFPGVALGVIAARVRHISDDIFLTTAEAIAEMVTEENLAEGRLYPPLSNIREVSFKIAVKVVNYAYKHNIASIYPEPKDKEAFVLSHIYSPDYDSFTLDSYRWPEEAMNMQDV; encoded by the exons ATGAACTCTCTTCCTGGAAAAACTCTATTGTCGCTATGCAGACGCACTTCAAATGGCGCGCTCAGGGTCTATGGGGCCTCTGGTGTAACCAGCCCCGCGGACAACACCTGCCCTGCAGCCGCCACCAGGGCTTGTCACAGCGGGACGAGCCGCAAAGGGAGCGTGAGCACCAAGAAACGAGGCTATGACATTACCAGAAACCCGCACCTGAACAAG GGGATGGGCTTCAGCCTGGAGGAGCGCCTCCAGCTGGGGATCCACGGCCTGCTGCCTCCCTGCTTCCTCTCCCAGGATGTCCAGGTGCTGCGTGTGATGAAGAGCTATGAAACGCGAAGCAACCCCCTGGACAA GTACATTCTGCTGATGACTCTCCAGGACAGGAATGAGAAGCTGTTTTATCGTTTGTTGACCTCAGATATTGAGGAGTTTATGCCCATTGTTTACACTCCCACGGTGGGGCTGGCCTGTCAACAGTATGGCCTGGCATTCAGAAGGCCAAG AGGGCTTTTTATCACAATACACGACAAAGGCCACATTGCCAGCGTACTCAACTCATGGCCTGAAGAAAACATCAAG gcCGTTGTGGTGACGGACGGCGAGCGCATCCTCGGTCTGGGCGACCTGGGCAGCTACGGCATGGGCATCCCCGTGGGGAAGCTGGCCCTGTACACGGCCTGCGGGGGGGTCGAACCCCAGCAGTGTCTGCCTGTACTCCTGGATGTTGGCACTGACAACCAG GCACTACTTGACGACCCCTTGTACATCGGACTGAAGCACAAGAGGATTAGAGGCAAAGAATACGATGACCTCGTCGATGAGTTCATGCAGGCCGTGACGGACAA GTACGGCATGCACTGCCTCATTCAGTTTGAGGACTTTGCAAACAGCAACGCTTTCCGCATCCTGAACAAATACCGGAACCATTACTGCACTTTTAATGATGATATCCAAG GCACTGCATCAGTAGCTGTAGCTGGGGTCTTGGCTGCTTTGAAAATCACCAAAAACAAGCTTTCAGACCACAAATTTGTCTTCCAAGGAGCAGGAGAG GCTGCTCTGGGCATCGCCAACCTGCTGCTGATGGCCATGGCCAAAGAGGGTGTGCCGAGAGCAGAGGCCGCCAAGAGGATCTGGATGGTTGATTCCAAAGGTCTCATCGTGAAG GGCAGAGGCAATCTGAACCACGAGAAGGAGGAGTTTGCCCAGGATCATCCTCATATCAAGACCCTGGAAGAGGTGGTGCACACGATCAAACCTACCACCATCATTG GAGTTGCTGCCATCGCTGGAGCTTTTACCGAGAGCATCATCAAAGCCATGGCCACCTTCAACGAGCGGCCAATCATCTTTGCCCTGAGCAACCCAACCAGCAAGGCAGAGTGCACGGCAGAGCAGTGCTACCAGCTCACAGAG GGGCGGGGTATCTTCGCCAGTGGCAGCCCGTTTGACAAGGTGACACTGGCTGACGGGCGCACCTTCTACCCGGGCCAGGGGAACAATGCCTACGTCTTCCCAGGAGTGGCTTTGGGTGTCATCGCCGCCCGCGTGCGACACATATCAGATGACATCTTCCTGACTACCGCTGAG GCGATTGCTGAAATGGTAACGGAGGAAAACTTGGCAGAGGGGAGACTCTATCCCCCTCTTAGCAACATCAGAGAGGTGTCTTTCAAGATCGCCGTCAAG GTGGTGAActacgcatacaaacacaacatCGCCTCGATCTACCCCGAGCCCAAGGACAAGGAGGCCTTCGTGTTGTCTCACATCTACAGCCCAGACTACGACTCCTTCACCCTGGACTCCTACAGATGGCCCGAGGAGGCCATGAACATGCAGGACGTGTGA
- the ildr1b gene encoding immunoglobulin-like domain-containing receptor 1b, whose translation MGNMILVALLLAHLPKELFAIQVIVTETERTTFLFGSVILRCDYSTSANAQDVLVTWRYKSFCKDPVLEYYSTVYQAALSLGQDPANDCPDRQRTLRTVVQKRGTNEAMLGAEYRERKITILNKADLAITEVMWWDNGMYFCTIDAPGDTVGDSDREIKLIVYHWLTVLFIILGALLLILLLGVCCCQCCPQKCCCYIRCPCCPRTCCCPEKAVMQHRMIRDVQKGMAPWMHGQPMYAPVSSNVSSHGQPVLYSNSFSEYPTKQNFAMAPIGMQPMPLFQQPPPPEHHGYHGSDGMHGGHQDPNQMLDFLEHQVRGMDVPVMVAPQPMQHLPQAGPRRQPTNPPPHAVPFSSGPPSMLSALDEMGVRGVERRVITLPPIFQHPPSRRGPGAGEEVRGGHRVSSQSSGSSQRAGGGGGGGIHAGGSRPRRDGHGVYREPSPPRRGILRGYSDDSDWESSRGGGGGGGARGGGGGARGGVRDDRGGSAGRRAAATAGGGGGGGGGGGGGGGGRSRASRPRTRSRDDLMEEMRHAVPRRERSYSPPSRRGSWSSDEDLRGRVGKGKLWPEKPPSYSSIESQPGQNSGRKHYDRFSDRSSRSGISVVI comes from the exons ATGGGAAATATGATATTGGTGGCACTTCTTCTGGCTCACCTGCCCAAAG AGCTGTTCGCCATACAGGTGATCGTTACCGAAACAGAGAGGACTACGTTTCTCTTCGGGTCGGTAATCCTCCGCTGTGACTATTCCACCTCGGCCAACGCTCAAGACGTCCTGGTTACCTGGAGGTATAAGTCTTTCTGTAAAGACCCTGTGCTGGAGTACTACTCTACGG TCTACCAGGCGGCTCTTAGCCTTGGGCAGGACCCAGCCAACGACTGCCCGGACCGGCAGCGCACGCTGCGCACGGTGGTCCAGAAGAGGGGCACCAATGAGGCCATGCTGGGCGCGGAGTACCGCGAGCGCAAGATTACCATTCTAAACA AGGCAGACCTGGCCATTACCGAGGTCATGTGGTGGGATAACGGCATGTACTTCTGCACTATTGACGCGCCTGGCGACACTGTCGGGGACTCTGATCGGGAAATCAAACTCATCGTCTACC ACTGGCTGACGGTCCTGTTCATCATCCTGGGGGCTCTCCTGCTCATCCTGTTACTGGGCGTCTGCTGCTGCCAGTGCTGCCCGCAGAAGTGCTGCTGCTACATCCGCTGTCCCTGCTGCCCGCGCACCTGCTGCTGCCCAGAGAAAG cgGTGATGCAGCATAGGATGATCCGTGATGTCCAGAAGGGCATGGCTCCATGGATGCACGGACAGCCCATGTACGCCCCCGTCAGCTCCAACGTCTCCTCCCATGGCCAGCCCGTGCTGTACTCAA ACTCGTTTTCAGAATATCCGACCAAGCAGAATTTCGCCATGGCCCCGATCGGGATGCAGCCGATGCCCCTCTTCCagcagccccctcctccagagCACCACGGTTACCACGGCAGCGACGGCATGCACGGCGGCCACCAGGACCCCAACCAGATGTTGGACTTCCTGGAGCACCAGGTGAGGGGCATGGACGTCCCCGTGATGGTGGCTCCGCAGCCCATGCAGCACCTGCCCCAGGCCGGACCCCGCCGGCAGCCGACCAATCCTCCTCCCCACGCGGTGCCCTTCTCGTCGGGTCCCCCCAGCATGCTGTCCGCCCTGGACGAGATGGGCGtcagaggggtggagagaaggGTGATCACCCTGCCGCCCATTTTCCAGCACCCGCCCAGCcgccgggggcccggggccggggAGGAGGTCAGGGGAGGCCACCGGGTCTCTAGCCAGTCCAGCGGGAGCTCACAGCGCgcgggaggcggcggcggcggcggcatccACGCAGGAGGGAGTCGCCCCCGCCGGGACGGCCATGGTGTGTACAGGGAGCCCTCGCCCCCACGCAGGGGGATCCTGAGGGGCTACAGCGACGACTCGGACTGGGAGAGCagtcgaggaggaggggggggaggaggggcgagaggaggaggaggaggtgctcgtggaggggtgagggatgaCCGAGGAGGTTCGGCCGGGAGGAGAGCAGCAGCCACagccggagggggagggggaggaggaggaggaggaggaggaggaggaggagggaggagcagagcgtCCAGGCCAAGAACCCGCAGTCGTGATGATCTGATGGAGGAAATGCGCCACGCGGTGCCGCGTAGGGAGCGGAGCTACTCGCCGCCGAGTCGCAGGGGGTCCTGGAGCTCGGACGAGGACCTCCGCGGACGGGTGGGCAAAGGGAAGCTGTGGCCAGAGAAGCCCCCGAGCTACTCCTCCATCGAGAGCCAGCCGGGACAGAACAGCGGCCGGAAGCACTACGACCGCTTCTCC GATAGAAGCTCACGTAGTGGCATCAGCGTAGTGATCTGA